A stretch of the Capsicum annuum cultivar UCD-10X-F1 chromosome 8, UCD10Xv1.1, whole genome shotgun sequence genome encodes the following:
- the LOC107840648 gene encoding probable serine/threonine-protein kinase PIX13, with the protein MGACFSSVNQTPSTTAHFTSGISQTTSNTTSSTASNVSRNSHFSAASGSVDDGQILPHPSLRIFSFVELKTATRNFRSDTVLGEGGFGKVYKGWLDERASSRSGSGTVIAVKKLNSESLQGLEEWQCEVNFLGSLSHPNLVKLLGYCWEDKELLLVYEFMQKGSLENHLFGRGSAVQPLPWNIRLQILIGAARGLAFLHASEKQVIYRDFKASNILLDGSYNAKISDFGLAKLGPSASQSHVTTRVMGTYGYAAPEYVQTGHLYVKSDVYGFGVVLVEMLTGLWALDTNRPSNQHNLVEWIKPHLSDRRKLKDKMDSRLEGRYPSRAAVQIAQLALSCLGPEPKTRPSMKEVVEKLEQIEAANERPKEPRVTSRHQTAYRYRQQPLHHRSPLHPRNDVNRAYPLPRRAS; encoded by the exons ATGGGAGCTTGTTTCAGTTCTGTTAATCAGACCCCATCTACCACTGCCCATTTCACCTCAG GCATATCACAGACGACGAGCAACACCACCTCTTCAACTGCAAGCAACGTCTCCCGGAATAGCCATTTCTCAGCAGCCAGCGGATCAGTTGATGACGGACAAATATTACCCCACCCTAGTTTAAGGATATTTTCTTTTGTGGAACTCAAGACCGCCACCAGAAATTTTAGAAGTGATACGGTCCTGGGAGAAGGCGGCTTTGGCAAAGTTTACAAGGGTTGGCTTGATGAGAGGGCTTCCTCAAGGAGTGGTAGTGGCACTGTTATTGCCGTTAAGAAATTGAATTCTGAGAGCTTACAAGGACTTGAAGAGTGGCAG TGTGAGGTAAATTTTCTTGGATCGCTTTCACATCCTAACCTGGTCAAACTCTTGGGATACTGCTGGGAAGATAAAGAACTATTGCTTGTCTATGAGTTTATGCAAAAGGGCAGCTTGGAAAACCATCTTTTTGGAA GGGGCTCTGCTGTTCAGCCACTTCCGTGgaatataaggcttcaaatatTGATTGGTGCAGCCCGAGGCTTGGCATTCCTGCATGCATCTGAGAAGCAAGTCATTTACAGAGACTTCAAGGCCTCGAATATATTGCTGGATGGC TCTTACAATGCAAAGATATCGGATTTTGGCTTGGCTAAACTCGGTCCTTCGGCTAGTCAATCACATGTAACAACACGGGTAATGGGAACGTATGGTTATGCTGCTCCTGAGTATGTTCAAACAG GACACTTGTACGTGAAAAGCGATGTCTATGGTTTTGGTGTGGTGTTAGTGGAAATGCTCACAGGTCTATGGGCGCTAGACACAAACCGCCCAAGCAACCAGCATAATCTGGTTGAGTGGATTAAGCCGCATTTATCTGATAGAAGGAAGTTGAAGGACAAGATGGATTCGCGGCTGGAAGGAAGATATCCATCCAGAGCTGCAGTTCAAATAGCACAACTGGCACTGTCATGTCTTGGACCTGAACCTAAAACCAGACCGTCAATGAAAGAAGTAGTTGAGAAACTAGAACAGATTGAGGCAGCCAATGAAAGACCCAAGGAGCCTAGAGTAACATCCAGACATCAGACTGCTTATAGATACCGTCAGCAACCTTTGCACCATCGTTCTCCACTTCATCCAAGGAACGATGTAAATCGAGCCTATCCACTCCCAAGAAGAGCATCATGA
- the LOC107879578 gene encoding pentatricopeptide repeat-containing protein At2g17210 has protein sequence MRVKWSGSIGRRLRESQDVVRLLRACLNLSSSTRNGESIHASVVKQGFLAFTSVANSMMDFYAKSGDLGSALLVFNYCIPNKDSVSWNVIIHAHLHRSVASPRGLCFFTQAWAASGFQPNISTLVLVIQTYRYLRAFEAGRTVHASTIRAGCSTVTSLQNSLLRFYAEFQMQLAHNLFDEMTDRDVISWTVMVAAYAQTHEETLVALELFRRMVDSGIKSDGQSVVSVLKACSKSKAVRMGESIHGFVISRALGYDVFVPNSLIDLYSKCNHMDSSLRVFREIPEKNVVSWNTFLSGLVQNEMHSEALTLFDSMRKAGVESDEVTLVNLLQLCKSFLDPDQSKLIHSRILRRGFELNQLVTNSLIDAYASCNLITHAWNQFSNLKTRDAVTWSTMIAGFTHCGMPDEAIAVFREMSHTTEPPNAVTMLNLLEACSLSADMKRSRCAHGIAIRRGLASDVVVGTAILDMYSKCGSIGSSRKVFDLIPHKNVVTWSAIIAAYGMNGFPNEALALLAEMKACGLRPNQVTALSLLSACSHGGLVEEGISLFEELIWDHEVEPCLEHYSCLIDLLARAGKVDSAMNLIRKLHDGLKPGASAWGALLSACRNYENYEFGASALPQVLELEPSGSAGYLLASNMYASGHSWVDATKMRMLAKEGSVKVIAGYSLVYANGKACKFLAGDKHHSLSDELQFTIQQLHSYMKMDVAC, from the coding sequence ATGCGTGTCAAGTGGAGTGGTAGTATAGGGAGGAGGTTGAGAGAATCCCAAGATGTTGTTCGACTTCTCAGAGCATGTTTAAACCTCTCCTCCTCCACTAGAAACGGCGAGTCTATCCATGCCTCTGTGGTTAAGCAGGGATTCCTCGCTTTCACTTCCGTCGCTAATTCTATGATGGACTTCTATGCTAAATCTGGAGATTTGGGTTCTGCCCTCCTTGTTTTTAACTACTGCATCCCCAACAAAGATTCAGTTTCCTGGAATGTAATCATTCATGCCCACTTACACCGTTCTGTTGCTTCTCCCCGAGGATTATGCTTCTTCACTCAGGCTTGGGCTGCTTCAGGTTTTCAACCCAATATCTCCACTTTAGTGCTTGTCATTCAAACTTATCGCTATCTTAGAGCTTTTGAGGCTGGGCGGACGGTCCATGCTTCTACCATTCGTGCTGGGTGTTCAACTGTTACTTCCCTCCAAAACTCGCTCCTCCGTTTCTATGCTGAATTCCAAATGCAGCTTGCACATAACCTCTTCGATGAAATGACTGACAGAGACGTTATCTCTTGGACTGTCATGGTTGCTGCCTATGCCCAAACTCACGAGGAAACTCTGGTTGCTCTCGAGTTGTTCCGACGGATGGTTGATTCTGGGATAAAATCAGACGGACAATCAGTGGTAAGTGTACTCAAAGCCTGCAGCAAATCGAAGGCCGTTAGAATGGGAGAGTCAATTCACGGATTTGTCATCTCTAGAGCTCTGGGTTATGATGTGTTCGTACCCAATTCTCTGATCGACTTGTATTCTAAATGCAACCACATGGATTCTTCATTGAGAGTTTTCCGCGAAATTCCTGAGAAGAATGTTGTGTCCTGGAACACTTTCTTGTCAGGACTTGTGCAGAATGAGATGCATTCCGAGGCCCTTACTTTATTTGATTCGATGCGGAAGGCCGGAGTTGAATCTGATGAGGTCACTCTGGTCAATCTGCTGCAGTTATGTAAGTCCTTCCTTGACCCTGACCAGTCCAAGTTGATACATTCCAGAATACTCCGACGAGGTTTTGAGTTGAATCAGTTGGTTACAAACTCTTTGATCGATGCATATGCAAGTTGCAATCTCATAACTCATGCATGGAATCAATTTAGTAATTTGAAAACACGAGATGCAGTAACTTGGAGCACCATGATTGCCGGCTTCACCCACTGTGGCATGCCTGACGAAGCAATTGCTGTTTTCCGAGAGATGAGCCACACCACTGAACCGCCCAATGCCGTTACCATGTTAAATCTTCTCGAAGCTTGTTCTCTTTCTGCAGATATGAAAAGGTCAAGGTGCGCTCATGGAATTGCTATTCGAAGAGGATTGGCGTCTGATGTGGTAGTGGGAACTGCGATCTTAGATATGTACTCAAAATGTGGTTCTATTGGATCTTCGAGAAAAGTGTTTGACCTGATTCCACACAAGAATGTCGTGACCTGGAGTGCCATTATCGCAGCATATGGTATGAATGGCTTCCCAAATGAAGCTCTAGCTCTACTTGCTGAGATGAAAGCGTGTGGCCTAAGGCCAAATCAAGTTACTGCACTGTCTCTTTTATCCGCTTGTAGTCATGGGGGACTGGTTGAAGAAGGGATTTCTCTTTTTGAGGAGTTGATTTGGGATCATGAAGTTGAACCCTGCTTAGAACATTATTCTTGCCTTATAGATCTGTTAGCTCGGGCTGGAAAGGTTGATAGTGCAATGAATTTGATAAGAAAGCTACATGATGGACTAAAGCCTGGTGCAAGTGCATGGGGGGCGCTCTTGAGTGCTTGTAGGAACTATGAAAACTATGAGTTTGGTGCCAGTGCCCTCCCTCAAGTACTTGAACTCGAGCCATCAGGCTCGGCTGGATATCTGCTTGCATCAAACATGTATGCATCAGGTCATTCATGGGTTGATGCCACTAAAATGAGAATGCTGGCTAAGGAGGGAAGTGTCAAGGTGATAGCTGGCTATAGCTTAGTGTATGCCAATGGTAAGGCCTGCAAGTTTCTTGCAGGAGATAAACACCATTCTTTGTCTGATGAATTGCAGTTCACCATTCAACAATTGCACTCATACATGAAAATGGACGTCGCCTGCTGA
- the LOC107840645 gene encoding protein NLP2, translating to MEDGAFTLNDMLAKLSDNTTATDFSFMGEFLSDGFWLEATDQGSNYFCNQPALPFTTTSSLPSQPLSFDTNVSIPSTNQVAFQQETEKDKIADNLFVPQMDESSAPTRDNTHTSPRPDSSAFQVEGTQMNRRLWIGPNTLTNPNPTLSVKTRLVQAIEYLKNSTRDKDVLIQIWVPVKRGGKHVLVTNNQPYFINPNSQSLLEYRYVSQNYQFAAEKDSKELVGLPGRVFLKKLPEWTPDVRFFKREEYPRVNYAHQHNVRGSIAVPVFESGSGTCLGVVEIVTTIQKTHYHPELEDVCKALEAVNLRSSGISSNPAKVKDCNESYLAALAEIQYILTCVCDTHKLPLAQTWAPCIQQGKGGCLQSDEHFASCVSTVDSACYVRDPQVVPFHFACSEYHLLKGEGVAGGAFNTNQPCFATDITAFSKAEYPLSHHARMFGLCSAVAIRLRSIYTGSADFVLEFFLPLDCKNTEDQKQMLSSLSSVIQQSCRSLRVVTDQELQEEKVSLSVGGSHEEEARKPVSPSYRDQDSSSWLSEMMDAQRKGKGAAVSENHRDKQEENFKVTATPWDYTQREPIHASTFSEPNQSFVAKGGSFDFSSHSSGAKRAGERRRSKTEKSISLQVLRQYFAGSLKDAAKSIGVCPTTLKRICRQHGITRWPSRKIKKVGHSLQKLQLVIDSVHGAEGAIKLSSFYTNFPELSSPNNPGTSNLSASKDDDHLQQVNTQLDVSPVTTTSKSTSSSGSHNSSSSLLCSTTNVFATTEEHPARGMLKRAHTETELHDMGQEETKLLVRSQSQKIQSNHNSSEPLRPLPNQLLQDSGTFKVKAIFGKEKIRFSLQSHWGFGDIQHEVLRRFNVEDVGKIDLKYLDDDDEWVLLTCDADLEECIDIHKLSKRRTIKVSLHHTYHHNLGSSFGSSGPA from the exons ATGGAAGATGGTGCCTTTACACTTAACGACATGTTGGCTAAGCTCTCTGACAATACTACTGCTACTGATTTTAGTTTCATGGGAGAATTCCTCTCTGACGGATTCTGGCTAGAGGCAACTGATCAGGGATCCAATTATTTCTGTAATCAGCCTGCACTTCCTTTTACTACTACTTCCTCTTTGCCTTCTCAGCCCCTTTCCTTTGATACTAACGTTTCCATTCCAAGCACTAATCAAGTGGCCTTCCAGCAAGAAACAGAAAAAGATAAGATAGCTGACAATTTGTTTGTCCCCCAAATGGATGAATCTTCTGCACCTACAAGAGATAACACACACACCTCCCCTCGTCCAGATTCTTCAGCTTTTCAGGTTGAAGGCACTCAAATGAATAGGAGGCTATGGATTGGACCAAACACTCTCACAAACCCAAATCCTACTTTATCAGTAAAGACCAGATTGGTGCAGGCCATTGAATACCTTAAAAATTCCACAAGAGATAAAGATGTCCTCATTCAAATATGGGTGCCTGTCAAGAGAGGAGGCAAACATGTTCTTGTTACTAATAATCAGCCATACTTTATCAACCCAAACTCCCAGAGCCTGTTAGAGTACAGATACGTCTCTCAAAATTACCAATTTGCTGCTGAGAAGGATTCAAAAGAGTTGGTTGGGTTGCCTGGACGCGTGTTCTTGAAGAAGCTGCCAGAGTGGACTCCTGATGTTCGATTTTTCAAAAGGGAGGAGTATCCACGAGTTAATTATGCTCATCAGCATAATGTTAGGGGTTCCATTGCGGTTCCTGTTTTTGAAAGTGGCAGTGGAACTTGCTTGGGTGTTGTTGAGATTGTGACGACTATTCAGAAAACTCACTATCACCCCGAGCTTGAAGATGTCTGCAAAGCTCTTGAG GCTGTTAATCTAAGAAGTTCTGGTATCTCATCAAATCCTGCCAAAGTCAAG GACTGCAACGAGTCTTACCTAGCTGCCTTGGCCGagattcaatatattttgacATGCGTATGTGATACACACAAGTTGCCATTGGCTCAGACTTGGGCCCCGTGCATACAACAAGGTAAAGGTGGGTGCCTGCAATCTGATGAGCACTTTGCTTCTTGTGTTTCCACAGTCGACTCAGCTTGCTATGTGCGCGATCCACAAGTGGTGCCTTTTCATTTTGCATGTTCAGAGTATCACTTGCTTAAAGGTGAAGGAGTTGCAGGTGGAGCATTCAATACGAACCAGCCATGTTTTGCTACAGATATTACGGCCTTTAGCAAGGCAGAATATCCACTGTCACACCATGCCAGGATGTTTGGATTATGTTCTGCTGTGGCAATACGCCTTCGAAGTATATACACAGGGTCGGCTGATTTTGTCTTGGAGTTTTTCTTGCCACTTGATTGCAAAAATACTGAAGACCAAAAACAAATGCTAAGTTCACTGTCTTCTGTGATACAACAAAGTTGCCGAAGCTTGCGTGTTGTCACAGATCAAGAACTGCAGGAGGAAAAAGTCAGCCTTTCCGTTGGTGGATCAcatgaagaagaagcaagaaaaCCAGTTTCTCCATCTTACAGGGATCAAGATTCTTCTTCGTGGCTTTCTGAAATGATGGATGCGCAAAGAAAGGGTAAAGGAGCAGCTGTTTCAGAAAATCACAGGGATAAGCAAGAAGAAAATTTTAAGGTGACAGCAACCCCTTGGGATTACACTCAGAGGGAACCCATTCATGCATCTACATTCTCAGAGCCAAACCAAAGTTTTGTAGCCAAAGGGGGTtcctttgatttttcttctcattcCTCGGGCGCCAAGAGAGCAGGTGAAAGAAGACGGTCAAAAACCGAGAAGAGCATCAGTTTGCAGGTACTCAGGCAGTACTTTGCTGGGAGCCTCAAAGATGCTGCCAAAAGTATTGGAG TTTGCCCTACAACTTTGAAAAGAATATGCAGGCAACATGGAATCACCAGGTGGCCTTCTCGCAAGATCAAGAAAGTTGGCCACTCGTTACAGAAGCTTCAACTTGTGATCGATTCAGTCCACGGTGCCGAGGGTGCAATTAAACTAAGTTCTTTCTACACCAACTTCCCTGAACTTAGCTCTCCAAATAATCCCGGTACCAGCAACTTGTCTGCTTCTAAAGACGATGATCATCTGCAGCAAGTAAATACTCAACTTGATGTCAGCCCCGTGACCACCACATCCAAGTCAACTTCTTCGTCTGGCAGTCATAACTCCAGCTCAAGTTTATTGTGTTCGACTACAAATGTCTTTGCGACAACGGAGGAACATCCTGCAAGAGGAATGCTAAAGAGGGCACACACGGAAACAGAATTGCATGACATGGGTCAAGAAGAAACCAAACTTCTGGTCAGGTCACAGAGTCAAAAGATCCAAAGCAATCACAATTCTTCGGAACCTCTGCGCCCTTTGCCAAATCAGCTCTTACAGGATTCAGGTACATTTAAAGTAAAAGCCATATTTGGGAAGGAAAAGATCCGTTTCAGCCTGCAATCACACTGGGGTTTTGGAGATATTCAGCATGAGGTACTGAGGCGTTTCAATGTAGAAGATGTTGGCAAAATCGACCTAAAGTATTTGGATGATGACGACGAGTGGGTGCTTCTGACATGTGATGCCGATCTTGAGGAATGTATTGATATACATAAATTATCTAAAAGGAGGACAATAAAAGTTTCCCTCCACCATACTTACCATCATAATCTTGGAAGTTCATTTGGTAGCAGCGGTCCAGCCTAA
- the LOC107840646 gene encoding probable galacturonosyltransferase 3, protein MWHLVSSIDRSGMEAPSFISPAFLIFFFFFFFFLVTPYTAELSNVSSSLQGELKGLFPSYDGLQCIHGKLEHGRSSAARPDEKNIDILVTYTDANGAVRTRSINSKDLSTSWVWRYPSDEDGDHKKSSKKPDKFEGSIEHSNGNEIQYGVVVEHKSGSELHPIKLKRQRLRNERRERRTAELIQQDKEIENQIQDAALERAKKLDTTRMGKKNIWRKEYENPNSDSALKLMRDQIIMARAYATIAKAKNEDSLYDSLINHSRENQLAIGEATSDAELQPSALDQAKNMGHVLAAAKDQLYDCMTLARKLRAMLQSAESGLNMLKKRSAFLIQLAAKTVPRPLHCLPLLLTTDFFLQRYEEREFPNKEKLEDPSLFHYAIFSDNVLATSVVVYSTILHAKEPEKHVFHIVTDKLNFPAMKMWFLSNPPASATIHVENVDDFTWLNSSYCPVLRQLESARMIEYYFKAHSLTSHTDNLKYRNPKYLSMLNHLRFYLPEVYPKLEKILFLDDDIVVQKDLTSLWSVNLQGMVNGAVETCKESFHRFDKYLNFSNPKISENFDPHACGWAFGMNVFDLKEWRRRNITGIYHHWQEMNDDRTLWKLGTLPPGLITFYNLTYPLDRSWHVLGLGYDPALNKTEIQKGAVVHYNGNYKPWLDLAIAKYKSYWSRYVMFNNTYLQLCNISE, encoded by the exons ATGTGGCATCTTGTTTCTAGTATCGACAGATCGGGCATGGAGGCTCCATCCTTCATCTCCCCTGCTTTcctaatcttcttcttcttcttcttcttcttcctg GTTACACCTTACACAGCTGAATTGTCAAATGTATCATCATCACT TCAGGGAGAGCTGAAAGGTCTTTTCCCCTCATATGATGGTCTTCAATGCATTCATGGAAAGCTG GAACACGGTCGTAGTAGTGCCGCTCGTCCTGATGAGAAA AATATTGACATCCTTGTAACGTATACTGATGCTAATGGTGCTGTTAGAACTAGGAGCATAAACTCCAAGGACTTGTCAACTTCATGGGTGTGGAGGTATCCTAGTGATGAGGACGGTGATCACAAAAAGAGTTCCAAG AAACCGGATAAGTTTGAGGGCTCTATTGAGCACTCCAATGGGAACGAAATTCAGTATGGAGTTGTCGTGGAGCATAAATCAGGATCTGAGCTGCATCCAATCAAACTCAAGCGCCAG AGGCTAAGAAACGAAAGAAGGGAACGACGGACTGCAGAGCTGATCCAACAAGATAAGGAAATTGAAAACCAAATTCAAGACGCTGCTCTTGAGCGAGCTAAAAAGCTTGACACAACTAGGATGGGTAAAAAGAATATATGGAGGAAAGAATATGAAAATCCTAATTCTGACTCTGCACTTAAACTTATGCGTGACCAAATCATTATGGCAAGAGCTTATGCTACCATTGCAAAAGCTAAGAATGAAGATTCTCTATATGATTCTTTGATAAATCATTCTAGAGAAAACCAGCTTGCAATTGGAGAAGCCACTTCTGATGCTGAACTTCAACCAAG TGCCCTTGATCAAGCAAAGAATATGGGCCATGTTCTTGCTGCTGCAAAGGATCAACTATACGATTGCATGACATTAGCAAGGAAGCTAAGAGCCATGCTTCAGTCGGCCGAATCTGGTCTAAACATGCTGAAGAAAAGGAGTGCATTCCTGATACAGCTGGCTGCTAAAACAGTTCCCAGGCCTTTGCATTGTCTTCCTTTGCTTCTCACGACGGACTTTTTTCTCCAACGATATGAAGAGAGAGAATTTCCAAACAAGGAAAAACTTGAAGATCCTTCTCTGTTCCATTATGCAATATTTTCTGATAATGTACTTGCCACATCTGTTGTTGTATACTCTACTATACTGCATGCAAAGGAGCCTGAGAAGCACGTTTTCCATATAGTGACAGATAAATTGAACTTCCCAGCTATGAAAATGTGGTTCCTTTCCAATCCTCCTGCTTCTGCAACAATTCACGTTGAGAATGTTGATGACTTTACATGGCTTAATTCTTCGTACTGCCCTGTACTACGTCAGCTTGAATCTGCTAGAATGATAGAGTATTATTTCAAGGCACATTCCCTTACGTCGCACACCGACAATCTTAAGTATAGGAACCCAAAGTATTTGTCAATGCTGAATCATCTTAGGTTTTACCTTCCTGAAGTATATCCAAAGCTGGAGAAAATCTTATTTCTGGATGATGATATTGTAGTTCAAAAGGATCTGACATCTCTTTGGTCTGTCAACCTACAAGGGATGGTCAATGGTGCTGTGGAGACATGCAAAGAAAGCTTCCATAGATTTGATAAATATCTTAATTTCTCTAACCCGAAGATATCTGAAAATTTTGATCCACATGCCTGTGGATGGGCTTTTGGCATGAATGTCTTTGATTTGAAGGAGTGGAGGAGGCGCAACATTACAGGAATATATCATCATTGGCAAGAAATG AATGACGACAGAACACTTTGGAAACTTGGCACTTTACCTCCGGGGCTGATAACTTTCTATAACTTGACTTATCCTTTGGATCGGAGCTGGCATGTGTTGGGTCTTGGTTATGATCCTGCCCTGAACAAAACAGAAATACAAAAGGGGGCTGTTGTTCACTACAATGGAAATTACAAACCATGGTTGGATCTTGCAATTGCCAAGTACAAATCTTATTGGTCTAGATATGTAATGTTCAATAATACGTACcttcaactttgtaacatcagtGAGTAG